ATGCCGCTGCGCGACGCGATGTACGTGCTGATGTTCATTCCCATGAGCACGCCGGTGTTCGCTACCGCGCTCGGTTGGGTGCTGCTGCTGGGGCCGCGCGGCGGCACGATCAATGTTTATCTGCGCGCGCTCGCCGGCAGCGATGCGGCGGACGGGCCTTTTAATATTTACAGTTTGCCGGGTCTGATCTTCGTACACGTGCTCGGCATGGTGCCGACTATGTGGCTGTTTCTCACCGCGGTGCTGCGCCGTATGGACCCGCTGCTCGAAGAAGCTGCCGCGACTTCCGGTGCCGGGCGTTTGCGCGTCTTGAAGACCGTTACGGCGCCGCTTATGCGTCCGGGCGTGGCGGCGGTGGCGATCTATTTTTTTCTCACCGGTCTCGAAGCGTTGGAACTGCCGTTGGCGTTAGGCCCGACCGCCGGCATCGAAGTGCTGTCGACGAAAATCTTTTTCAGCCTGATGCCGACCGGCGACGCTGGCGTGAACTACGGCGTGCCCGCGGCGTTCGGTTTGCTCGGTTTGCTGATGGGCGTCGGCGGCACGCTGCTTTATCATCATTTGGTGCGCCAGGCTTCCGACTTCGCCGTCGTAACCGGGAAGGGCTACCGGCCAAAGATCATCGAACTCGGTCGCTGGAAATATCTCGCGCTGGCGGCGATCTGCATTTTTGTTTTGGTCAAAGTGGTCCTGCCGTTTTCGGTTTTGCTTTACGCGAGCTTCCTGCGCTTCTACGTGCCGCCAATCCGCGAATATCTGCCGGACATGAACTGGACGCTGCTCAACTATCAACGGCTGTTCGATTACCGTTTCTTCGGCAGATTTTTCGTCAATACTTTGATCGTGTCGATGCAGGCGGCGACGATCACGATGCTGCTAGTCACTTTCATCGGTTGGCTGGTGGTGCGCAGTCCGTCGAAGCTGAGCAAGCTCATCAATCTTGTCGCCTTCATGCCGCTAGCGATTCCCGGT
This sequence is a window from Deltaproteobacteria bacterium. Protein-coding genes within it:
- a CDS encoding iron ABC transporter permease, producing the protein MVLVVLGVLVVVPLVFMLLASLRPAGVMPLAPGVFTIQAYAQAYGGADILAIIRNTLIYAGLGVLFALPIAFGFAFLTERTDMPLRDAMYVLMFIPMSTPVFATALGWVLLLGPRGGTINVYLRALAGSDAADGPFNIYSLPGLIFVHVLGMVPTMWLFLTAVLRRMDPLLEEAAATSGAGRLRVLKTVTAPLMRPGVAAVAIYFFLTGLEALELPLALGPTAGIEVLSTKIFFSLMPTGDAGVNYGVPAAFGLLGLLMGVGGTLLYHHLVRQASDFAVVTGKGYRPKIIELGRWKYLALAAICIFVLVKVVLPFSVLLYASFLRFYVPPIREYLPDMNWTLLNYQRLFDYRFFGRFFVNTLIVSMQAATITMLLVTFIGWLVVRSPSKLSKLINLVAFMPLAIPGVISTLALFLMFVGTPLNGTLALITLAFIARFLAFGTRLMHSAILQIHKELEEVSHTSGANQFQTFWRITLRLLIPAFMNGWLWVLVHAAKDFSVALMLASAGSVVVANVIYESFVGGHFNSSAAMLVVLITFNLLFVIAGRKWIGSTLAQ